The nucleotide window TTTTGATCTGCACGTaattgcttccttgatgacatgatcttgggagcttttaagtccctgcaagactccttccaaattttggtgtaaacagttagTAGATGCTTCAGGAACACCGATGACaaggacctcctcctcatactcctcgttCACCTCTACGTATTTCGGGTCTACCTCTAGCACGTTCTCGGTGATCGCCGAACCTATATGTATGCAAAATATTTAAGGATGATTTAACACACCTATAGACAAAGCATAACCTAACAAGATTCATAACATCTATGAATAGATCACATTTTTACGaagctaacaaaattggtttgatattttttatttttctaatttttggCAAATTTTACAAGATCTCTGCTTTTATAGAAAGACAAAAGCGAAAGAAAAGGGAAAATGCTTGAATGGGCTTCGTCCAGCCCACAATGAAGCTGGCCCAACTGCAAAAGATTTAGCCCAGGTCAAAAAAAGCCCACCAAGAGAGGCATACTCAGATCTAGACATTTTGCACCAAGAACCCTGATTTATTTAAAAAACTATTATGGCCCTtccaccttttctttctctatagaATTTTTACATTTGGAACCTGTATTTCTTCCTATTCTCTTCCCCACTCATCCGGTGATTACTATTCTCTTCCCACTCATTCGATGATTAAGTGAGACCGAACCACTTTAGGATTAGGTTGGACAAAAAATATTAGTGACAGAAATTTTGCCCCTTTAGTATTAGGTataaattataaaaatattttcatagtatataaTCTGTAGGTTGTAATTCTATAAGGATTTGTTTTGAAATAGATAGTCAAAGATAGTAATATTTGACTCCAGACAAACCTAATGTAGCATGAGAAAAAAGAAAGGAGAGAGTATACGTGTTTTAGAAGGGAAGGAGTGAGCGCGCGACCTGTCTTCAACCTCCCGACATGCTCTTCCTCCCCTACCCCTTCCTCTTCACCCACTGCTCTGGCCAACAGCAGTCGCGCCGCCGCCCACGCCGCCCACCCCTCACCCCCACCGTTCTACCCCGCCCTCCGCTAACCCTAGGGCGCTGGCAAGCTCTGTCGTCCTCGTCTCGCCCCCTCCTCTGCCCTGACCACAGCGACCGGTGGCGAGCGACCTCGCCACGCCACCATCAACCCACCCCGCCTCTCGACCCCACCCACCGTAATCCCAGGGCAGGGCGTCGATGAGCTCTACCACGCCGCCCCTGCTATCGCCCTGCCCAACTTGTTGTCCTCCACCACCTGCTCGGCGGCACCCCTACCGCCTTGCTCGCCGCCCTTCAACCCGCTAGCACCGCTTTGTCATGACTACCTCTCCCTGAACCCTCTTCTAACATCGGAGATGGGAACCCTCTTCTAATGTCGGAGATGGAAACCCTAACCGCCGCCGGCTTCTTCCTCTCTAGCATAGACGTGGGGCATGGGCATGGGCGTGGGTGTGGTCTTGGGCACGtcggagaaggagagggagagggggaggGAGATACGGGGTCGTGCCATCGCGTAGAAACTTTTGCATATTAGAAGGTGTTCACCATGCATTGATGCATATATTTCTTAGAACTTACATTTTCTCAGATCATACGGTTTATAGATTAGCTAAGAATAACTGATGCTCCACGCACGTCGTGGTACGACCGTACGAGGGTGtagtgaaatttttgtattttggtcccttttgaaaacaatttttacaaaaagacctacgTCAAAACGTTtactgaaaatagaccatttttaggcgtcttagaacatgacgccgaggtatgGGGTCGGCGTCGACTAACACTACGCCAaggtattgccacgtcacggatGACCAGGGTCGTCGGCGACACAGTGGTGCATGGGGTCCGAGACGTCGGcatcgtgtcagccaacgccaaggGCCCAACCTCGGCGTGGCTGGACTGCGCtccgagctattggcaccatccggcgcgcggcccaggcggcccaacaacgcacggtggcccagtagctcggcgcggggtcacttaaTGCCAAGCCACagacctcggcgcggcccgactcaacgccgaggtctggtcccttaaggccgcgccgaggcccccttcttcttcctccctccattctgaagacGGCTGGCCTCCCCTCTTTCTCTTCTCCCCCACGCTGCCACCAAACCCTAGCCTCCAAAATCGACCCTAGGTGCCACGATCTCGGCTCCTGAAGCTTCCTCggggtaatggtccctcccctcctctattctatccgcgtagatgtgcttacattgtccctaatcatgtggaatcatgggtgtatggtgttttggtatatttgtgtttgcatttgcaaaatatatggcttaggatgattgagtgtattattgtttaactgttttatgtgctaaacatgttaggttagtttggtttctagttattttggtcattagggttctttgtttattgtaggtgtcattagggttagttatttgttggtcattagggttagtatgtattttatttatttgttggtcattacatttcaattttttatgactagaaatgattatgttgttggggttgaaaaagatgaaaggatatattttagtttctacttattggattgaaactcgcatgatatattgatatgtgacacaacttgttgtgtgatggctgtagatggataaattagtgaggttgcatcatggaggccgtattgttaggacaagagatgatagtttggaatttctggacatgtgtgaggagttgttgattttttctgaaacaccatctttgacccagttagtggagcgagtgaaggttaagttaggctagaatgaaggagacgtgcatgttcagtttgaaggtgtcatagatgttgggtcatcgaagggtcctcggatcaagcggttgctcaaaattacaagcgagactgaatggaatgattacaaggcagttgtattggcctcagaagtgcgatctttggatttagtagtaagtaaggagcccggcttaggaaatgataacttcaaagcatggccatcttcccccgctcacataggttatggtcctttgtctgaagaagaaatacttgtcacacaactaggctacagtggagatgaggaagagaatccggttgccgatggtgagggcaatcatgatagtgatgaagaggatgatgattatgtaattggtgatgcagaagaaggtttggacgacgctagcgaagacttttctattgaggatgagcttagcgacgaagatgatcttagtggtgaagaagactttggtggtcaaggacatggtcattatgatgatgaagatgatgaaggacagggagagtactatgatcatgagtatgatgagattggcatgtcccagcttagagatgcaccccaaggaactcaaggcccctccgGTTCTGGACATCCACAGAGGACGCTCAGACCAGTGGACAGGTACACTCTAGGTACCTATCCGTTTGGGAGGGGAAAGCATTACGCTCGCCGTCCATGTTAAGGTACAAGGAGCgataaaagatccaaagacttcatatgctatattttgtgcatggactatgtatgcattggaccttatgtaatgcactatgtatggaccttgtactatgtttggactatgttggttgattgatgaagcatatgtatggactatgttggatgttgaatgtgttggactatgttggatgttgaatgtgttggaccttatgtatgtatggatgttgaatgaatgtgtatGTCGGTGTGGTCATTTGTTATGTGAAATTCTGTGTATTATGTTTTTTGGTGAACCCCAAGCTCGGCGTATCCACCACGATATTTAATTTAAGATAAGCTATACTTTATTTCTGAAATGAAAATGTGATTGTCCTCATAATGATATTCCCCAAATGTGGAACGTCGCCATGTTTCATGTTTCCAGCTATCAAGAGAGGGCCTCCGTCGCAACTCACAAGAAAGAAGgggtgtcatcatccccatcctcCATGTTACGATCAACCTCTATTGGATCCATGGTGACATGGCAAGAACGCAAAGGGGACGAAGCGGCTTAGGAGAGTCGGGGAGCTAGCGAGCTCAGGTCCGTTGTTGGCACAAGGTCATCGTCGGCAGATTAGAGTAGTGGGCAATAGTGAAGCAAATCAAAGAAGAGATGATATATTTTGGTGAACCTAGGAGCTCGGCGTCAATTGAACACACGCCGAGTGTGGGCACCTCGGCATTTAGTCATTTGACGCCGACCACTGGTGCATACTGGAATCCTTTGCCtcgaagcgccgaggtgcccaaCCTCGGCGTGCCGTAAATTGACGCTGAGCCATTAACCTCGGCGTGGGCGGACTAAGCGTCGAGGTTCAGCCCAAACCTGGTGCCGGCCGTTGTGatccctagggttggcgtgggccgactcgacgccgagcctcagcccaactcGCAAACGGCCGAGCCAAatcctagggttggcgtgggccgactcaacgccgagcctcagcccaacacGTAAACGGCCgggccaaaccctagggtcggcgtggtACGAATCAATGCCTTGGTCATCTATCTCGGCATCGTCCGACTTGACGCCGAGCCTatgaatcataaaatagaaagaaTAAAGTATTAAAGACAGAGGTCTTGTAAACCTTTGGTATAGGATGcaatcctatttgcatgattcaaatgaaaaatctttctcaacgattcctcttctactaacacgagttatactaataagagtagacatgctatatttatgtttgttccTGTAGGAAAAACCAAAtgttggttcgatttcaatcccctatttttagagagtcaaatcttttttttcagtttgggaatcaaccatagtacatgaaacttagaggtaggtaaactgcaatttatgaaatagcgaatgcacaatgattacactcacatcaaaactaacaatggcatgtcgcaaactaaacctagcatgccttaggggattgaaagaaacaagtgatacagacattgcaaagggtacacactcacatgaaaactaacaatggcatgttgcaaactaaacctagcatgccttagaagattgaaaagaacaactcatacaagcattccacattcggattgactaacaaaggttggtcctaataatgctcccacatattgaactgagttgcgccttccccatagtatcctccatttgacggaggcggtggcggtggcggtggagaaggaggcccatccttcttatggtacgggcactcgcagtacggattattgcatagtgcctcctctaCATCATTGCTATTGTCAtcgtccgacttgtccctgttaccacttccagggccatactctaggtcaaagatgcgtccctgtagatatgtgatgtactgttgatggggatagataggaggagggtcgacccatctagtgaagccacagttatctggacagcttgaatcctgaaaacccatctaccaataagtactactagaaaccaaatgcaaatctaaaaaaggagagagttcaaaggaaatacaaatcctcatgggcatctgaagaaacgacggcctccaccgtcacagtcaTTGTACATCTGCACAACACAATCCAAACCGTGATGGCATTTTGaccaatcttcaatgcgcttgtcgtatgatctaagaggtctctcacgggtgaagtcactcttcctctccaaaggaaattcctctattggttcttcaaaagaatcaggacccagagaaccctcccacacaatcggaggtcccttcctcaccccctttcctctccctccgccgaaaccctttccactcgaggaacctccgctcgacatttcctaaaactaaaccagaaaacaagttgtgtggatgtggagcaagacatggaccactatatatagagatgaaggcaggttcaccatgaatgctacttgtcaaaaaacttgtgtgcgtactcatttattgaatctgcaaaggctagatgctttatctgaaaagcctacaaccatgaccGGTCATTTCATCTAAAAAGGCTACACCTatgttttgtcacttcatctaaatgcagtacatcactctgatattaattcactgcgtatacggatacaacagtaaacgaatctaggcttttcagtgagttttcaaatagacttttcattgacagcaacagtacttgtagcccttttagtgactgcaacagcacaagtagccttttcagtgatacaaacagtagcactacagtcttaggatagttaacgaagtacagggcataagaccatctgaaataaaagcatagtgcattacaacataataaaaaaagtccagggaataagttcatctaaaataaaagcagagtgcattacaacatagtaaaaaaagtctaGGGCTACACGATATCGCTCGTGaataaaccaaatacctactgagtgcaacgaggccactttcccttcctctaggcatcaggattctcctccatcgctgccttcgctcgacgcacatgctcaagcttcttctccctctccgccctgtacacagcaacatgcctcctttcctcctcttccttatgctccttttctatagcctcctgtctacgtctctgctcaaacctctccttaacctccgcatcccactccttcaggccttctagatgctgcttgtccgactccttgatctcagtgtcaatccactgctcaaagtcacacagtggtggaatggtctgcaagaaaaacaaattgttacaaaacaaataaataagcaatacttaatatcacaagaaaattaattaacacacaataaaaattcctcacaaacgatgcacggtgctgttgctttgtaggttcccatgcataattgggacacatccagtacctctgtctatatgttttctcatcttcagagatgtctaccttgcaaggatcaccacaaaagcacattggtcgaggaacaccttcagggacaggctttaggtcgtagggatttgccctctggcgaccatagctacaattgaaagaatttagtcatattaacggagaaccaaacctaaacctagggttttctatttgttgcacaaataatgaataaatattgggattaccttggaatacgagctttaccacgccttggcatcctaacattacgtagaaaaaaatcaatccaaagtaccttgcaacgaatgtaaagctaccaacactaaatcaccatacctcccaaataagcttttcattacaaaccctaagcaaatttgaatcccaacaaacacaaaatttaactcaatgattataaaccagaacatatacaacaacaacaacaacaacaactatacatttaggtcattcaatcatttgaaccaccatacattgcacgaatgacatgaacatgaaccaaacctataatgccaagttcaaaaacaaccgaatctaaatggatgaaatgaaagaggggaaagaggagtaccttggcaaaacgccttagtcataaaaaattgaaatgtaatgaccaacaaataaataaaatacatactaaccctaatgaccaacaaataactaaccctaatgacacctacaataaacaaagaaccctaatgaccaaaataactagaaaccaaactaacctaacatgttcagcacataaaacagttaaacaacaatgcactcaatcatcctaagccatacattttgcaaatgcaaacacaaatataccaaaacaccatacacccatgattccacatgattagagacaatgcaagcacatctacatggatagattggaggaggggagggaccattacctcgagaaagcttcgggagacaagatccgggcacctagagtcgcatttgggggttagagtttcgtgggggccgtgggggatttgggagccggcggtcttcagaatggagggaggaagaagaagggggcctcggcgcggcctcaagggaccagacctcggcgttgagtcaggCCGCACCGAGGTctgtggctcggcgttaagtgaccctgcgccgagctactgggccaccgtgcgttgttgggccgcctgggccgcgcgccggatggtgccaatatCTCGGCGCGCAGTCCAGCCGCGTCGAGGTTGGGCccttggcgttggctgacacgacgccgatgtCTTGGACCCCACGTGCCACCGTGTCGccgacgaccccggtcgtccgtgacgtggcaatacctcggcgtcgtgtcagtcgacgccgaccaccatacctcggcgtcatgttctaagacgcctaaaaatggtctattttcagaaaaagTTTTGACGTAGGTctttttataaaaattgttttcaaaagggaccaaaatacaaaaatttcaccgAGGGTGTACCATATCATTGCCTTTGGGGGGGGGGGCAGATTTGTAAAATTTTAACGGGACTTGAAAcagatttattttatttatagtACCATATTTCTAGGGAAATTGTTTTATGATATTTCCTCCGGTTATTTATGTTCCTCGATTTCCTTGAACCTCTGTGAATCTGGAGGCGCCTGGATAGGCACCGGCAAAAGACTTGCGTGGCACCCCCTCCACTTCTATCGCTTCGGTCGCCTGCTCTGCCCCAAAATTCTTCCCTCTGCCTCTCCTGCGATAGATCGAACGGCCAtgtcaccgccgccgccaccgccgccgccggagccatCTACCGTGAGGGCAACATCGCCGCCTGTGGCAACACCGCTGCCGTCTGCCTCGCCGGCGCCATCTGTCGCAATGTCAAGTGCGCCGCCACCGTGTGTCCGACCAGAACCACCCGCCGAAGGGGCGAGTGGACAGCCGGCGTCTGTCCCGGCAGGACAGCGCGTCGTGACGGccagggcgccgccgccgccattggcGTAGCCAGGATTTGTAGCTATGGTGGTCCATTATCGAAAATTTTGTTGACTAAATTTAACATGTCGGTACATAAGTATATGAATTATACAAAACACAATTAAAGAAAAAAGGCATACAGAGTTTTTCAACTTATTCTTGATAAAGGTCATTGCAGAATATATTCTTTGATGCATATTTTTGAAAAAGAGACGCAGTATCACCACTCCTTTTCATATTTCTATAAGTCTGCAAGAGAataaaaaatattgttttaatTTACCATTCCAATAATCAATTTTACACAAAAAAATCTTATCCTACAATTAAAATTAAATAGTCCAATGCGACCGTGCAATAATATAATCTAATGACACAAAATAAAATAAAGTTTTGTGTATCTTGTGGCTTGCAACTTCTGAACGTCTGATGCCTGATGGTGGATGGATCGGTGTCGCTAGCCACCGGCCATTGCTGATGCGTTCTGCTCGAGTTAGGGCTAATTTACTTATTCTCTAGCTCTAAGGAGAGATTGGaagagaaaaaaaggaaacatgaCTAAACGAGCAGGCTAATTGGATGAAGATGTTGAGACGTATACCTGCAGATGACTCACGTGTGTGGCTGCTCGTCGTCCGGCGCCTGCCGccgacccgccgccgccgctatcgTTTGGTATATCGAATTCTATGAAGCACAACTCATCAAGGGGATACGAAGGGGCGCATAGCGGCCGCACGGAGAAATACGAAGGAGCGCCGAACGGCCGCAGGGCATATTCGCGGAGGCCGCGGACGCTCGGACGTACGTATCCGATCTGACTGAATTTTCCTATATCTATGGGCCTGGTACGCACCGGCCGGTGGTCCGCGGACCACCTGGACCACCATGTAGCTCCGCCCCTGGCCGCCGCTCTCTGGGCTGAACGCCGACCTTGGCCGCCTCCTGGTAACAAAGGAAGGGGCAGACGTGGAGTTCGAGGTGCTCGGCAGGGTGTTCGCCGCGCACAAGTGCGTGCTCGCCGCCCGGTCGCCGGTTTTCAAGGACAAATTCTTCGGGTTGGCGAAGGAGGAGGAAACCATCTTTGTGCTCATCCCCGACATGCGCCCGGAGGCGTTCGAGGCTCTGCTGCAATACGTGTACACCGACATGTTGCCGTCGGAGATGTCCATGAACTCGTCGGAAGCAGGCGCTGTGCTAGCCGAGGATTTGCTTGCCGCTGCGGATCGATATGAGCTCAAACATCTGAAGCTGCTGACTGAGAAGAAGATGTGCATGCAATCATGTCGGCGTGAGCACAGTCTTGCCGATGTTGGCGCTAGCTGAGCGCTACCAGTGCTGCAAGCTTAAGAAGACGTGCCTAGGGTTCGTTGGTTCTTGTGGGAACACAAGGGCGGTCATGGCGACCAATGACCTCGAGACTCTAGCGAGAAGCAGCCCATGTGTTGTCAAGGATGTAATCGACGAGATTCTGGATGCAATGAGAAGGCGTCTCATTACAGTTTGATAGACTAGACTAGTGAAACTATGGGAGGCTTATGGCTGGCCTAGACATTTGGTGTTAATAAGAATAGTGCTACCTTGTAATTTTGTGATTGCTTGGC belongs to Miscanthus floridulus cultivar M001 chromosome 4, ASM1932011v1, whole genome shotgun sequence and includes:
- the LOC136547969 gene encoding BTB/POZ and MATH domain-containing protein 2-like; translated protein: MSPPPPPPPPEPSTVRATSPPVATPLPSASPAPSVAMSNDSRVWLLVVRRLPPTRRRRYRLLRPWPPLSGLNADLGRLLVTKEGADVEFEVLGRVFAAHKCVLAARSPVFKDKFFGLAKEEETIFVLIPDMRPEAFEALLQYVYTDMLPSEMSMNSSEAGAVLAEDLLAAADRYELKHLKLLTEKKMCMQSCRREHSLADVGAS